A single Desulfovibrio porci DNA region contains:
- a CDS encoding flavodoxin family protein, producing the protein MSKKILILNGSPRKNGNTAALAGAFADGAREAGHTTTSFALRELDIHPCFGCFGGGKDPHSPCVQKDGMERIYPAYREADILVLASPMYYWNFSGQLKCAFDRLFAVAECNAGYANPRKDCVMLMAAEGADKDNFEPVLHYYEALLRHMGWKNLGTVLAGGVLAVGDILGKPALEEARQLGKSLR; encoded by the coding sequence ATGAGCAAAAAAATTCTGATCCTCAACGGCAGCCCCAGAAAAAACGGCAACACCGCCGCCCTGGCCGGAGCATTCGCTGATGGCGCGCGGGAAGCCGGGCATACAACCACCAGTTTCGCGCTGCGGGAACTGGATATTCACCCCTGTTTCGGCTGTTTCGGCGGCGGCAAGGACCCGCACAGCCCCTGCGTGCAGAAGGACGGCATGGAGCGCATTTACCCGGCCTACAGGGAAGCGGACATTCTGGTGCTCGCCTCGCCCATGTACTACTGGAACTTCAGCGGACAATTGAAGTGCGCTTTTGACAGGCTCTTCGCCGTGGCGGAATGCAATGCCGGTTATGCCAATCCCCGCAAGGACTGTGTCATGCTGATGGCCGCCGAAGGCGCGGACAAGGACAATTTTGAACCCGTGCTGCACTATTATGAGGCCCTGCTGCGGCACATGGGCTGGAAGAATCTGGGCACGGTGCTGGCGGGCGGCGTGCTGGCCGTGGGCGACATCCTGGGCAAACCGGCGCTGGAAGAGGCGCGGCAGCTCGGCAAAAGTCTGCGCTGA
- a CDS encoding winged helix-turn-helix transcriptional regulator has translation MPTCAPTGADLKSTGFGYTMSLISGKYKLLILYILAECMVVRYNALKRHIGGISHKTLSMALKELEADDLLVRTEYPQIPPKVEYRLSERGRSLMPILDALCEWGEAHRI, from the coding sequence ATGCCCACCTGCGCGCCCACCGGGGCGGACCTCAAATCCACGGGCTTCGGCTACACCATGTCGCTGATTTCAGGCAAATATAAACTGCTGATCCTGTATATCCTGGCCGAGTGCATGGTTGTTCGCTACAACGCGCTCAAGCGGCACATCGGCGGCATCTCGCACAAAACCCTGAGTATGGCCCTCAAGGAACTGGAGGCGGACGACCTGCTCGTCCGCACGGAATATCCGCAGATTCCGCCCAAGGTGGAATACCGTCTGTCCGAACGGGGTCGGTCGCTGATGCCGATTCTGGACGCACTGTGCGAGTGGGGGGAAGCGCACCGGATCTGA